Below is a window of Chryseobacterium arthrosphaerae DNA.
CTCTTTCAATCTAAAACTTATAATACACGCCTACCCTCACTCCAAAAGGACTTCCAGGGGTATACGTAAGGTCCGTAACAGGTTCTGCCTCTCCTTTCAGCTGTGTTTCTGTTGCAAACTGGGCTTCGTTCCATTTTACATTGAAAAGGTTATTGAGCTGAATATTGGCTCCCCATTTCTGACGGTTATAGGAAAGCATCAGATCATTCACAAAATAAGCTTTCGTTTTGATGCTGTTGTCTTCTACGGCCGGTCTGGCACCAAGGTAACGGTATTGAAGTCCTAAAGAAAAGCCATGAAGAAAATCCCAGTTAACCGATCCTGTGCTGGTAACTACCGGTGCCAGCGGTACATAATCCTGGCCTTTTTCTTCTCCGGTAAATCTGGCATGGGAATAATTGATATCTGCATTCAGATAGAAGTTTTCCAACGGCTGGAAACGGATTCCCAGATCTGCCCCGAAACGTCTTGATTTTCCTGATGGTTCTACTACGGCATCGTCTCCTACATATACAAATTCCTGCTGCAGATCCATAAACCATACTGCAGGGGTAATAATCAATGATCTGAAAGGATGCAATCTTACCCCGAAATCGGCACCGACAGAATAAGGAAGTGTATTTTCATTCTTATTGGTCACCACTACCCTCATGTCATTGGAATGGAATCCCATCCCTGTTTTCAGGAACCACATTACATTGTCACTCTGAGCATAAGAGAAATTAAGTTTAGGACTTACTCTTGTTGCTTCCTTTGACTGCCCGGAAGGTAATTGTTCAGGATCCAGCAGGTTGTGCATATTGAAAATAAAGTGATCAACCCTTACTGCAGGATTAATTGTCCATTTTCCTGTTTTCCAGACTAAACCTGAGTACGCATGAAGATTGGTTTCCGTACCGTTTACATCAGACATCCTGTCAAGCAGTAAATCTCTGTGGTAAACGTGGTTCAGCTGTAATGTACTGATATCATCATTTCTTAAACCTATCCCTGAGATCCAGTTCAGTGAGCTGTTGAGAAGAGCGAAGCTTTTGGTATATTTTACTTCGGCTCCGTAAATATTCCTTCCGTCAGTCTGCTGTATTTCATCTCCATGATCTTTATCCTTTAAGTAAAAAGTAAAGTCAGAGTACAGGTTAAAATTATATTTTGAATAAAAGGCCATTGCATCAATCTGCTCAGATGAGGAAATGATATGCTTAAAGTTCATCTGAAGATTGGTTCTTGAGGTTTTCCCGCCTTCGGTAGGATCTATACTTCCCCATCGCCCGATGATTCCCTGGTCTACTGCACGTTCCGGGATCTGTCCGGAAGCATTCCACGAAGAATTAAAAGTTGAGAACTGGATATTGAAATAATCGTTATCGGTAAGCCATTGATTATACTTTCCAAAAATATTCACTCTGTTGAAGTTCTGCCTGACATCAAAAGGACCGTCGGTATAATTGTATTCTGCTGCCACATAAGCATTTCTTCTTCCAAGGTCATCATGAAGGATATTGAACATTCCCAGGATTCTTTTTGAATTGAAAGAACCTCCTTCCAGTTTGATCATACTGTTTTTCAATCCGTTATAGGTTTGAAAATCAACATACCCTGCGGTATTGAAGTCACCACGATCCATATAGTAAGCTCCTTTACCGAAGTCGATATTGTTGACCGTTTCAGGGATGACAAAGTGCAAATCAGAATATCCCTGTCCGTGGGCATGAGAAACAATATTCACGGGCATTCCGTCTACATTGACGCTTACGTCTGTTCCGTGGTCAGCATCAAACCCTCTTAAAAAAAGCTGTTCGGCTTTTCCTCCTCCGGCATGCTGTGCAATGAACAATCCCGGTACTTTTCTCAGCAAATCCTGCGCTGAATTTACCGGAAATTTATTCAGATCAACTTTTGTTATTGCTGATAAGAACGAACTGTGATTAATGGCTACTTCAGAGATCTGAAAAGGCTTATGCTGTAAAAAAATAACTTTATTTTTATCGTCCTCATTGGTCATTACCCATTTTACCTCATCGTATCCCTGACGGCTGATCACCAGTGTATCAGGAAGGGATTTTACCGGAATGGCAAAAGTACCGTCTGTTCCTGTGTGGGTGTGGCTGTTTCCCTGGTTGTATTTCACCAACGCATCCGCAATTGGAAATTTGTCATCTGCATCTTTGATTAACAACTGTTTTTCTGTTTCCTGTGCCATCATTTTTCCACTGAACGCCATTACCAGAAATACGGCTGCTATTTTAGTTATTTTCATTTTTTGTTTTATTAAATTATAAATTATAAGAGATAAGGGATGAGAGATAAGAGATAAGAGATGTTTTAGTTTAAATTTCAATGTTCAGTTATGCTTCACAAGTGAATCGTGAATGAAAGAATAATTATTTTAAACTTTAATATTCCCTGTCTCAAACTCAAGAACCCTTAAATCCAGGTCTATGCTTTAGCTTTAAGAAATATTTTTTGAATTAAAAGTGTAATCCATGTGCCTGCTACGAATGGGAAGGTAAACACCCCTCCAACGGCATCCAGACAATGGTTGTCAATCAGAAGATCATCGATTGCGATCGTTATAAGAACAGCGATCAGCACCCACAGTCCATCTGTTCTTTTTACTCCAGAAAATACAATGGCAGAAAGAACGGCATTGAATCCGAAAAGTCCCATATGAATTTCCTTTACAGGTTCACCATTCCATTGGGATAATCCTGCCCCCAGGATAGATGCTGCCAACCCGTATAAAGCAGCAACAGGTGAACTGATAAAAACAGCAAGAAAGAAAATAATTCCTGAAAGTACTCCTCCCTGAAAGATCACCTCACCAAACCCATTGGTACAGGTAAGGAAATCATCATATTGCGTAGGAACCACCTCTGCACTCAGCATGGCAGACGGCGGAATATGGGTAAAATGATGCAGTGCAAATACCAGTATCCATGTGATTACGATAAAAGGAAAAGTAAATACCGGAATTTTCTTCCGCATAAAAAAATGTTGAATAACAGCTGCCAGGGCCCCGCCCAAAATGATAAGAATCCAGATCAGAGCTGTGGCATCAAACAGAAAAGCCAATGCTACTCCTACAAGCGCTGCGCTGAAGCCATATAATCCTGCACTTATTTCAGCCTGGTTATATTTAAGCTTCATCGCTGTAAAGGTTCCGGCAGCTGTTGAAATCAAAACAGCCACTCCACACTGCCAGCTTCCCATAAAGATTCCTATAAGGAACAGAAGCCCCGTCCATCTGTTTTCCTGAAGCATGATCTGCCCGATTCCTTTTAGGATATGATCTAAAAAAGGGAGCTTTTTGAAAAATTCGTCCATAGTTTTTTTAATTATATTAATGATTGGAAATATTGATCGAGATGAGATTTTAAATGTCAAGAGTCAATTTTGCTTCGCAGGTGAATGGTGAATCAAACTCTCCAACACTCAAACCCCGGAACCCGCATCTCATTTTACCATCCCAGGAAGACCATTCCGATTCCGCAGACCGTTACCACAGCACCACTTACCACTCCCATGTATCTCTCAAGTTTATCCGTATTGAATAATGTTGAATAACCGTAACGCCCCAAAAGCACCATTCCAAGCATTGTTAAAACGGTAGTCGCCGTGAATGAAACCACCAAAACAGCAATCTCTGACATCGAATGTTTCACTCCGGAATAGAATAATAAAGGAATCAATGGTTCGCTTGGCCCCATTACGAAGATCATAAAAAGAACCAGTGGGGTCACCTTTATTCTTTTCTGAGGCATTACCATTTCGCTGTGATTGTGTTCATAAACGTAAACATCATCCCCCATTACATCGAAATGTTTGTGAGGTTTATTTCTGATAGCCTGAACGAGCCCATATACCAGATAAACTCCCCCAAAGATCAGCAATGCCCATCCCGAAAAATTTCCTCTGATGTCCTGAAACCAGGAGATCTTATTCAGCTGCCAGCCCAGAAACACCCCAATAAATCCGAGGATCAGGGAACTCAGCACGTGCCCAAGCCCGCAAACTACGGTTAATATTGCGGTTTTCATTCCGCTCCATTTTTTGGATTTTGAAATCACGATGAAGGGGAGGTAATGATCCGGCCCTGAGGCTGTATGTATAAAACTTATTGAGACGGCACTTAAAAGAAGCGCCCAAACTGTACTGTCCATTTTTTATTAATTCTGTTGTTTCAGATTCTTTACTGTGTTTTGGCTAAAGCCAGTGGAAGTTTTCTTTTTATTTGTGCGGGCTAAAGCCCGCTTCTACTGAAGATATGCTCTCGCAGATTCTTAAGATTCCGCTGATCATTATCAGGAAAATGATATGGCTTTAAGTTCTAAAGCGTTTCATTTTTTACTCGAGTGACCAGAGTATTTCCTGAATATGCAGGAAAAAGTTGTACATCAATTCTCCACCATGCCCTAAAGCCCTTACAACAAAGCCATTATCTTCCATTGCTGAAACTCCTGCTTCCATTTCGTCATGATGCTGTGCCGCTGCTTCAACAATCTCTTCGATCAGTCCCTGTTTATCTACGTTCTCCTTTGTGCTGTAGAAGATTAAGGTTCCCTGATGGGTATATTGCTCCAGGTTCCCGATACTGCTGATCGGGATCAAATCCGGCTGAATGACCACATTATCTTTTACAACCAGTTTGTTATTATGGTAAATCTCCATCAGATTCTGAAAGCGCTTCAATTTAAAAACCTCTCCGTAATGTTTCCTGCCACACGTAATGATCTCGCTGATGATGATCTGGCTGTTTTTCCCGATATGAACACTGGATTTACTTTTAAAGTTAGAATCTTCGTGAGGAACAATGGGATGCGGAACGTAAGCAAAAGAGGTTTCATCTTCCATCGTCACATTCAACTCCTGAACAGCTTTATCTTCCATATTGAAAAGTCTCTGATACGACTGTGACTGCAATTGAAGAGATGATCCTTTTTCAAGGGTTACATCCAGGTGGTAATGGTCTCCATCCAGAATTCCTGGGGAGGAGCTCATCACCATCTGATACAGTTTCTTATCATTTTTCCTCTGTCCTACAGAAACTACTCTGAAAGGCAATGAAACGTAAAGATCCTTCACATATGATTCTCCTCCCTTGAATCCTGCAATTATATTTAAACGGCTATCCATCTATCTTACCAGGTTCGGTTCTTCAATTTCTTCCAAAAGAGCATACTTTTTGATCCAGCCGATCACTTTATCCAGTCCTTCATCCGTTTTAAGGTTGGTAAAGACAAAAGGATTGCCTTTTCTCATTCTTCTCGCATCATTTTCCATTACTTCAAGGCTGGCTCCTACATATGGGGCAAGGTCAATTTTGTTGATGATCAATAGATCTGATCTTGTAATACCAGGCCCCCCTTTTCTGGGAATTTTTTCTCCTTCTGCAACGTCAATGATGAAAATGGTAACGTCGGCAAGATCCGGGCTGAAAGTGGCTGAAAGGTTATCCCCTCCACTTTCGATAAGAACCAGTTCGATCTCCGGGAAACGGGCTGCCAGTTCATCCACTGCTTCCAGGTTCATACTGGCGTCTTCACGAATGGCAGTGTGGGGACAGCCCCCGGTTTCAACCCCGATAATTCTGTCATGAGGAAGAAGACTGTTTTTAGCCATAAATTCTGCATCTTCTTTGGTATAAATATCATTGGTAATTACTCCAAGATCGTAAGTCCCGAATAATTTTCTGCTTAAACGTTCCAATAGTGCAGTTTTCCCTGAGCCTACAGGTCCTGCAACTCCTACTTTTATATATTTTCTGTTTTCCATTTTTTCTAAATTTTACTTTTTTTGTTTGTTTTTAGCGCAGAGAGCGCTAATCTTTTTTTGATTGATTGTGAAGATTTTCCGTTCGCAAGGGCGTTTCACTCAGCAAAAGGTGTTTACATGCCTTTGATTATCTTTTTGCGCTTTTATCTTTTACGACATATAAAGTCTTGAATACAATCTTTCGTGCTGCATACACCTGATATCAAATGCTGTATTACAAAGCCCTACCATATCCCTGTCCAGTTCCATGGTTTCCCAAACTGTTTTTTCCATGACCGGATAGAGTGAGAATAAGATATCCTGCCCGTCAAGTTGCCCCAGGGGAACTAATTTTACGGCATTGGTAATCATTCCGGCTACAGAAGTATAATAGAACCCCAGTAATGCCTCATATAAAGGAATTTTCATTAAATGGGCATATACTCCGAACACAATGCAGTAATGGGAATTGGCTTCTTTATTCTGAATTGCTTTCTCAAAGGATTCCATGAGCGGAAAGCTTTCTCTTCTTTTGAAGATTTTAATCAGTCTCAGCCCTAATTTCTGACTGGCCTGTCTTATTTCTTTCGGGCATTTTATTGCATTACACTCATTGTCAAGGTTCAGAAGTGTCTGCAGATCTTCTTTTTCTGCGGCTTTATAAGCCAGTTTCACAAAAGCCCCGTCGTTGAATTTAAGGTTGTACTGAAGCATGTTCTGTACAAATTCTTTTGCTGTCTCCACATTATGCACAATCTTTTCCTGTACATAGGTTTCAAGTCCGTTGGAATGCGTATAGCCACCGATCGGCAGTGTAGGATCTGCAAGGTGAAGCAGCCCTGACAAGAAGTTGAGGTTCATATTATTCATCTTTTGGAGCAGCCATTTTTAAGATTTTGGTAAAAATCGTAGATCCCAGACTGCCATGTCCGTGAGGTTCTACATTGGATTTAAGAAGGTTCAGCAGTTTTACGGATTGTCTTTCCGGTTTGAAACCGCTTGCCTCCAGCCATCTGAACATAGGCATTTCAAAAGGAAGCAATACTTTATCTTCCTGAATGAAAAGCGGAATATGCTTGTTTCCGATTTCATAACACACGGTTCCCATTTCCAATAAAGATCCGGGAACCATTACGATCGCATCTGTTTCCAGAACGTTGACCGCTATTACTTTTTCTGCATCCTCAAAAAGGATGTCTCCTTCACGCAGACGCTGGCCTTCTTTAAGAAATTTGATCGCCACATCCACTCCCTGTCTGGTTTTTTTGCGCTGGATTCTTTTGGTGGTTTCAAACCATTCAAGATCCAGATAATCTATGGCTTTTTCTGTAGGTTTTTCGGTGAGATTGCCTATGGTTTGATTAATGATCATCTTTAGCGGATTTTTTTCTGAAGTCAAAGTTTTTTGAAATGCCTACGCCGAAAGTAGAGCCACTGATTCCTGCCACATAGCTCTTCGTCCAGCCTTCTTCTTTGGTTTTGGTCTGAAGCATTGAAAGTTCTGCAAATTTGAATTTCAACGCCCAGCCTCCGCCTAATAATATCCCGATCAAAGGATAGGCACGAAGACGGAAACCGTTAAAATTCTGCATGGCATCAGCTGTTACCGATTGCTGTTGCCCCCACACATAATGCGCATCCACCTGCCCGATCAGTACAAAGTATTTCCCGAGCATCAGTGAAGGGCTGTACCAGATTCCGGCTTCATTCTGTTTATAGGCAACATTATGATTTACAGAGTTCTGCGAGTAAGCATAATTAACCCCGATCAGGTCATTATTATTAATAAAGTATCCTAGTCCCAGTGGCGCACTTGAAACGGTACTGCTACTGTTTGTAGGAGTGGTAACTTTTGAGTAATCCAATGATCCGTATACCATGAACTGACCTTTTGGCCCGTCTTCGTCACTCTTAAGCCTGTGCCCTCCCAGAAACTGAGCATTTACTTTTCCTGAAAGGACAGACATTCCGGCCAGTGCAAGAGAAAAAGCAGTTTTATTTAAATATTTCATTCTAAACTTAGTTCTATAATTGTTTTTACATAGTGCCTGATCAATTTTTTTTGCTGTTAAATAAACCTAACAGGTTTCAAAAACCTGTTAGGTTTTACAGATAAGATTGATCTTAGAACAAGTAATACAACTGTGTTAAAGGAAGTTTCTCTGCAGGTTCACAAGTGATGTATTCACCGTCTACCGTTACTTTATAATTTTCAGGATTGACTTCGATAAGAGGAGTTTTGTCGTTGTGGATGAGGTCTTTTTTACCAATATTTCTACAGTTTCTGACAGGAAGAATCATTTTCTCCAGTTTGTAGGAAGCAATGGTTCCGTTATCAATAGAAATCTGAGATACGAAGTTGGCACAAGTTCCGAACTTAGCTTTTCCGTGGGCGCCGAACATATTTCTGTAGATGATCGGCTGAGGTGTTGGAATAGAAGCATTCGGGTCTCCCATTTTAGCAGCAATTACAAATCCTCCTTTAACGATCATTTCAGGTTTTACTCCGAATAATGCAGGTTTCCAGATGACCAGATCTGCCAGTTTTCCTTCTTCAACAGAACCTACATATTCTGAAATACCATGGGCAATTGCCGGGTTGATGGTATATTTTGCTACATATCTTTTAGCACGGTAGTTATCGTTTCCGCTGTCTTTATCTTCTGCCAGATCCCCTCTCTGCTCCTTCATTTTGCTTGCCGTCTGCCAGGTTCTTGTAATAACTTCTCCCGGTCTTCCCATTGCCTGCGAGTCAGAGCTCATAATACTGAAAACGCCCATATCATGAAGAATATCTTCTGCTGCAATGGTTTCCGGACGGATGCGTGAATCTGCGAATGCTACGTCTTCAGGGATGTTTTTGCTCAGGTGATGGCAAACCATCAACATATCCAGGTGCTCATCGATGGTATTGATCGTATAAGGACGTGTAGGATTGGTAGATGCCGGCAGTACATTTGGATACATTGCTGCTTTAATGATGTCCGGAGCGTGGCCTCCTCCTGCGCCTTCCGTGTGGAAAGTATGGATTACTCTTCCGTTGATGGCTCTCATTGTATCTTCAAGAAAACCACCTTCATTTAAGGTATCTGTGTGGATCGCAACCTGAACGTCATACTTATCTGCTACTTTCAAAGCGGCATCAATGGTTGCAGGCGTTGCTCCCCAGTCTTCGTGAATTTTCACCCCTAAAGCCCCGGCTTCCACCTGCTCTTCAATAGGTTCTTCTGCCGAACAGTTTCCTTTTCCGAAAAATCCTAAATTCATTGGATATTCTTCTGCTGCTTCAAGCATTTTCTGCATGTTGAATTTACCAGGGGTAACTGTTGTAGCATTTGTTCCGTCATTCGGGCCTGTTCCACCTCCAATCATGGTTGTGATGCCACTGTATAGAGAAGTTTCAATCTGTTGCGGGCAGATATAGTGGATATGGGTGTCTATACCTCCGGCAGTTACAATGTATCCTTTCCCACCATGAACTTCCGTAGAAGCACCGATGATCATATCAGGAGATACACCATCCATCGTATCCGGATTTCCTGCTTTTCCGATTCCTACAATTTTCCCGTCTTTAATTCCGATATCTCCTTTTACAATTCCCCAGTGGTCAATAATTACGGCTCCTGTGATGCAAAGGTCAAGAACCCCCTCATCTCTTTTGGCAGTCACATTCTGTCCCATACCGTCACGTACGGTTTTCCCACCTCCGAAAACAGCCTCGTCTCCGTAATGGGTGAAATCTTTTTCGATTTCAATAATGATTTCAGTGTCCCCCAGTCTGATTTTGTCGCCGGCTGTTGGGC
It encodes the following:
- a CDS encoding TonB-dependent receptor, with the protein product MKITKIAAVFLVMAFSGKMMAQETEKQLLIKDADDKFPIADALVKYNQGNSHTHTGTDGTFAIPVKSLPDTLVISRQGYDEVKWVMTNEDDKNKVIFLQHKPFQISEVAINHSSFLSAITKVDLNKFPVNSAQDLLRKVPGLFIAQHAGGGKAEQLFLRGFDADHGTDVSVNVDGMPVNIVSHAHGQGYSDLHFVIPETVNNIDFGKGAYYMDRGDFNTAGYVDFQTYNGLKNSMIKLEGGSFNSKRILGMFNILHDDLGRRNAYVAAEYNYTDGPFDVRQNFNRVNIFGKYNQWLTDNDYFNIQFSTFNSSWNASGQIPERAVDQGIIGRWGSIDPTEGGKTSRTNLQMNFKHIISSSEQIDAMAFYSKYNFNLYSDFTFYLKDKDHGDEIQQTDGRNIYGAEVKYTKSFALLNSSLNWISGIGLRNDDISTLQLNHVYHRDLLLDRMSDVNGTETNLHAYSGLVWKTGKWTINPAVRVDHFIFNMHNLLDPEQLPSGQSKEATRVSPKLNFSYAQSDNVMWFLKTGMGFHSNDMRVVVTNKNENTLPYSVGADFGVRLHPFRSLIITPAVWFMDLQQEFVYVGDDAVVEPSGKSRRFGADLGIRFQPLENFYLNADINYSHARFTGEEKGQDYVPLAPVVTSTGSVNWDFLHGFSLGLQYRYLGARPAVEDNSIKTKAYFVNDLMLSYNRQKWGANIQLNNLFNVKWNEAQFATETQLKGEAEPVTDLTYTPGSPFGVRVGVYYKF
- a CDS encoding urea transporter, translated to MDEFFKKLPFLDHILKGIGQIMLQENRWTGLLFLIGIFMGSWQCGVAVLISTAAGTFTAMKLKYNQAEISAGLYGFSAALVGVALAFLFDATALIWILIILGGALAAVIQHFFMRKKIPVFTFPFIVITWILVFALHHFTHIPPSAMLSAEVVPTQYDDFLTCTNGFGEVIFQGGVLSGIIFFLAVFISSPVAALYGLAASILGAGLSQWNGEPVKEIHMGLFGFNAVLSAIVFSGVKRTDGLWVLIAVLITIAIDDLLIDNHCLDAVGGVFTFPFVAGTWITLLIQKIFLKAKA
- a CDS encoding urease accessory protein UreD, giving the protein MDSRLNIIAGFKGGESYVKDLYVSLPFRVVSVGQRKNDKKLYQMVMSSSPGILDGDHYHLDVTLEKGSSLQLQSQSYQRLFNMEDKAVQELNVTMEDETSFAYVPHPIVPHEDSNFKSKSSVHIGKNSQIIISEIITCGRKHYGEVFKLKRFQNLMEIYHNNKLVVKDNVVIQPDLIPISSIGNLEQYTHQGTLIFYSTKENVDKQGLIEEIVEAAAQHHDEMEAGVSAMEDNGFVVRALGHGGELMYNFFLHIQEILWSLE
- the ureG gene encoding urease accessory protein UreG; its protein translation is MENRKYIKVGVAGPVGSGKTALLERLSRKLFGTYDLGVITNDIYTKEDAEFMAKNSLLPHDRIIGVETGGCPHTAIREDASMNLEAVDELAARFPEIELVLIESGGDNLSATFSPDLADVTIFIIDVAEGEKIPRKGGPGITRSDLLIINKIDLAPYVGASLEVMENDARRMRKGNPFVFTNLKTDEGLDKVIGWIKKYALLEEIEEPNLVR
- a CDS encoding urease accessory protein UreF; translated protein: MNLNFLSGLLHLADPTLPIGGYTHSNGLETYVQEKIVHNVETAKEFVQNMLQYNLKFNDGAFVKLAYKAAEKEDLQTLLNLDNECNAIKCPKEIRQASQKLGLRLIKIFKRRESFPLMESFEKAIQNKEANSHYCIVFGVYAHLMKIPLYEALLGFYYTSVAGMITNAVKLVPLGQLDGQDILFSLYPVMEKTVWETMELDRDMVGLCNTAFDIRCMQHERLYSRLYMS
- the ureE gene encoding urease accessory protein UreE, with translation MIINQTIGNLTEKPTEKAIDYLDLEWFETTKRIQRKKTRQGVDVAIKFLKEGQRLREGDILFEDAEKVIAVNVLETDAIVMVPGSLLEMGTVCYEIGNKHIPLFIQEDKVLLPFEMPMFRWLEASGFKPERQSVKLLNLLKSNVEPHGHGSLGSTIFTKILKMAAPKDE
- the ureC gene encoding urease subunit alpha — translated: MSLHVDRKQYANILGPTAGDKIRLGDTEIIIEIEKDFTHYGDEAVFGGGKTVRDGMGQNVTAKRDEGVLDLCITGAVIIDHWGIVKGDIGIKDGKIVGIGKAGNPDTMDGVSPDMIIGASTEVHGGKGYIVTAGGIDTHIHYICPQQIETSLYSGITTMIGGGTGPNDGTNATTVTPGKFNMQKMLEAAEEYPMNLGFFGKGNCSAEEPIEEQVEAGALGVKIHEDWGATPATIDAALKVADKYDVQVAIHTDTLNEGGFLEDTMRAINGRVIHTFHTEGAGGGHAPDIIKAAMYPNVLPASTNPTRPYTINTIDEHLDMLMVCHHLSKNIPEDVAFADSRIRPETIAAEDILHDMGVFSIMSSDSQAMGRPGEVITRTWQTASKMKEQRGDLAEDKDSGNDNYRAKRYVAKYTINPAIAHGISEYVGSVEEGKLADLVIWKPALFGVKPEMIVKGGFVIAAKMGDPNASIPTPQPIIYRNMFGAHGKAKFGTCANFVSQISIDNGTIASYKLEKMILPVRNCRNIGKKDLIHNDKTPLIEVNPENYKVTVDGEYITCEPAEKLPLTQLYYLF